One genomic region from Evansella sp. LMS18 encodes:
- a CDS encoding flagellin — MIINNNIPALNTHRQMGINQQANTNAMEKLSSGLRINRAGDDAAGLAISEKMRAQISGLNQASRNAQDGISLIQTAEGALNETHDILQRMRELAVQSANDTNTDDDRAELQKEVDELISEIDRIATQTEFNTENLLDGTGGESGTFTFHIGANNGQNMSITIQNMKSDGELGVNALSIGNQSDADAAISTIDDAIKAVSAERSMLGANQNRLEHTINNLKTSSENLSAAESRIRDVDMAQEMMEMTRANILSQASQSMLAQANQAPQSVLQLLG; from the coding sequence ATGATTATTAACAACAACATTCCAGCGTTAAACACTCACCGTCAAATGGGTATCAACCAACAAGCTAATACAAACGCAATGGAGAAATTATCTTCTGGTTTACGTATTAATCGTGCAGGAGACGATGCAGCAGGTTTAGCAATCTCTGAAAAGATGCGTGCACAAATCTCTGGTTTAAATCAAGCAAGCCGTAATGCACAAGACGGTATCTCTTTAATCCAGACTGCTGAGGGAGCATTAAACGAAACACACGACATTCTTCAACGGATGCGTGAATTAGCTGTACAATCTGCTAACGATACAAATACGGATGATGACCGTGCAGAACTACAAAAGGAGGTTGACGAGTTAATTTCAGAAATTGACAGAATTGCAACACAAACTGAGTTTAATACGGAAAACCTACTTGATGGGACAGGTGGAGAAAGTGGTACATTTACATTCCATATAGGGGCAAATAATGGACAAAATATGAGTATCACAATACAAAATATGAAATCTGATGGCGAGTTAGGTGTTAATGCATTAAGTATTGGTAATCAATCTGATGCTGATGCAGCAATCAGTACAATTGATGATGCTATTAAAGCAGTATCTGCAGAACGATCAATGTTAGGTGCAAACCAGAATCGACTTGAACATACAATCAATAACTTAAAGACATCATCTGAGAACCTATCGGCTGCAGAATCTCGAATCCGTGATGTTGATATGGCACAAGAAATGATGGAAATGACACGGGCAAACATACTTTCTCAAGCTTCCCAGTCAATGTTAGCTCAAGCGAACCAAGCACCACAGTCAGTCCTACAATTATTGGGTTAA
- a CDS encoding LuxR C-terminal-related transcriptional regulator, with the protein MLGTLDVQKSPTDRLNILIVDGQDEISNGVITEISRQLEPAGISKEEKLPLETSSYNCLFYFIDGYDKKVINSLEKLYNRRGDDPGLNILLVHKSCTDKELFPYLHYPVNGIVSLRYLKNHCKTMMDLVKEKGVFIEPCLHRDLVNEIERKKLRDQPIDQLVLNKDLVDGILTNNEQDVLQLILDGHNNQKIAEKLYLAPSTISTIISHLLKKVKANDRTHAMVTAIKNGWVEARR; encoded by the coding sequence ATGCTAGGAACTTTGGACGTACAAAAAAGCCCTACTGACAGACTGAATATCCTCATCGTTGATGGACAAGATGAAATTTCAAACGGTGTTATCACTGAGATTTCCCGGCAGCTCGAACCAGCGGGAATCAGTAAAGAGGAAAAGCTCCCGCTGGAGACGTCATCCTACAATTGTCTTTTTTACTTTATTGACGGTTATGACAAGAAAGTAATCAATTCTCTGGAGAAACTGTATAACAGGCGGGGAGACGACCCGGGTTTGAACATTTTGCTCGTACATAAATCGTGTACGGATAAGGAATTATTCCCTTATCTTCATTATCCGGTCAACGGTATCGTATCCCTGAGATATTTAAAGAACCACTGTAAAACAATGATGGATCTTGTGAAAGAAAAAGGAGTTTTCATTGAACCGTGCCTGCACCGAGATCTCGTAAACGAGATTGAAAGAAAGAAGCTCAGGGATCAGCCGATCGACCAGCTTGTTCTGAATAAAGATCTGGTAGATGGAATTCTCACAAACAACGAGCAGGATGTGCTCCAGTTAATTCTCGACGGCCACAATAACCAGAAAATAGCGGAGAAACTTTATCTGGCACCGTCCACAATCAGCACAATCATCAGCCACCTTCTGAAAAAAGTAAAAGCGAACGACCGCACCCACGCGATGGTCACCGCCATCAAAAACGGCTGGGTCGAAGCACGAAGGTAG
- the csrA gene encoding carbon storage regulator CsrA gives MLVLTRKLNESIKIGDDVEVKIIGIEGDQVKLGISAPHNIDIHRKEIYLAIQEENNAAASSSLDVLKQLTNATDKNND, from the coding sequence ATGCTTGTACTCACGAGAAAGCTCAATGAATCCATCAAAATCGGCGACGACGTGGAAGTGAAGATTATCGGTATTGAAGGGGACCAGGTAAAACTGGGGATCAGCGCGCCCCACAACATTGATATCCACCGAAAGGAAATCTACCTGGCGATTCAGGAAGAAAACAACGCCGCTGCATCAAGTTCCCTCGATGTGCTTAAGCAGCTCACCAACGCGACAGACAAAAACAACGACTAA
- the fliW gene encoding flagellar assembly protein FliW: MQIETKYTGKTTINRENIIAFEHGVPSFEEEKEFILLPFSDSPGPFYILQSVNTAGLAFVVMTPFQFFPQYEAKLTDSVIEQLEIEDKNDVAVFVILTLRDTLESSTANLSGPIVINSNKQKGKQIVLSDTSYNTKHPLVQPAEADKGER, from the coding sequence TTGCAGATCGAAACAAAGTACACCGGAAAGACAACAATTAACCGTGAAAATATCATAGCATTCGAACACGGTGTCCCAAGCTTTGAAGAGGAAAAGGAATTTATCCTCCTGCCATTCAGTGACTCACCAGGCCCGTTTTACATACTTCAGTCAGTTAATACAGCAGGACTCGCCTTCGTAGTGATGACTCCATTTCAGTTTTTCCCGCAATACGAAGCAAAGCTTACAGACAGTGTCATCGAACAGCTTGAAATTGAAGACAAAAATGATGTAGCAGTATTTGTCATCCTGACACTTCGCGACACATTGGAAAGTTCTACAGCAAACCTGAGCGGCCCCATCGTAATTAACAGCAACAAGCAAAAGGGGAAGCAGATTGTATTGAGTGATACCTCCTATAACACGAAGCATCCGCTGGTACAGCCAGCAGAAGCGGACAAGGGGGAGAGGTAA
- a CDS encoding DUF6470 family protein yields the protein MASAFLGGGGENQMNMPQIEIQQQNARTAIQQSRPQMSVRQPSATLEINQDLAGTLNISRTASKLYIDQSEAFADANLKASLRQSKEWSQIGEQAAMAYIAKTAGQGEQLKKIENGTNATPFIARQNGEKPQRQAGMVMMPESAFKVRFNFVPSELDIESKWGKPTIHARKNDPEIHIPKWQTDVYLEQKNWITFSAAGSTVNQRL from the coding sequence ATGGCTTCTGCTTTTCTGGGTGGAGGAGGGGAAAATCAGATGAATATGCCGCAAATTGAAATCCAGCAGCAGAACGCCAGGACAGCCATTCAACAATCCAGGCCCCAAATGAGTGTCCGGCAGCCTTCCGCCACTCTGGAAATCAACCAGGATCTGGCTGGTACGCTGAACATCAGCCGGACTGCCTCAAAATTGTACATCGACCAGTCAGAAGCCTTTGCGGATGCGAATCTGAAAGCATCGCTAAGACAGTCGAAAGAATGGTCGCAAATTGGAGAACAGGCAGCCATGGCATACATCGCCAAAACAGCGGGACAGGGAGAACAGCTGAAAAAAATTGAGAATGGAACGAATGCCACCCCATTTATCGCCAGACAAAACGGAGAGAAGCCGCAGCGTCAGGCTGGAATGGTAATGATGCCGGAAAGCGCCTTTAAAGTGCGTTTTAATTTTGTCCCTTCTGAGCTGGATATTGAATCCAAATGGGGGAAACCGACGATTCACGCAAGGAAAAACGACCCGGAAATACATATTCCGAAATGGCAGACAGACGTTTACCTTGAACAGAAAAACTGGATAACCTTTTCGGCCGCAGGAAGCACGGTAAATCAGCGGCTTTAA